From Polyodon spathula isolate WHYD16114869_AA chromosome 24, ASM1765450v1, whole genome shotgun sequence, one genomic window encodes:
- the LOC121298986 gene encoding CD276 antigen-like, translating into MIFCCASFSNFFLAGIYRTCSGINTQQWLLLFFVPVCDAVTVPRPPVTSPPGSDVTLSCSFSYKEGADLRGLVVTWQRPPVDHVVHSFYYGRDQLDLQNEAYRNRTQLFPEQLSVGNASLRLKQVRGEDEGRYTCAVTNQVENSRGDVQLLVAAEFVEPQLVVTDSPDSPDQALLSCISRGYPSASVQWLNETGCDITESSKTSQSLDRDGLVEISSHILVSRDANYTCVLTHSRLKQTVKKTITLTKKGYPERHRIVLWVVFTVIATMIIVIYLLFKHRRATGTPAGSGEHALFGRMASRSPSHV; encoded by the exons ATGATCTTCTGTTGCGCTTCTTTCTCGAATTTCTTTCTCGCTGGTATTTACAGGACCTGTTCTGGTATTAATACACAGCAatggctgctgctgttttttgttccagtcTGTGATGCAGTTACAGTGCCCCGGCCTCCAGTGACGTCACCTCCAGGCAGTGATGTCACTCTCAGCTGCTCTTTCTCCTATAAAGAGGGGGCTGATCTCAGAGGATTGGTGGTTACATGGCAACGCCCTCCTGTCGATCATGTGGTCCACAGTTTCTATTACGGTCGAGACCAGCTGGATCTGCAGAATGAAGCCTACAGGAATCGGACCCAGCTGTTCCCAGAGCAGCTCAGTGTGGGGAACGCCTCCCTCAGACTGAAACAGGTGCGGGGGGAGGATGAGGGCCGGTACACCTGCGCTGTCACCAACCAAGTGGAGAACAGCAggggagacgtgcagctcctagtggcag CTGAATTCGTCGAGCCTCAGCTGGTCGTTACTGACAGTCCGGACAGCCCCGACCAGGCTCTCCTGAGCTGCATCTCGAGAGGATACCCCAGCGCTTCAGTGCAGTGGCTCAATGAGACCGGCTGTGACATCACAGAGAGCAGCAAGACTAGCCAATCGCTGGACAGGGATGGGCTGGTGGAAATCTCAAGTCACATTCTAGTGTCCAGGGATGCTAATTATACCTGTGTTCTTACCCACAGCCGACTGAAACAAACAGTCAAGAAGACGATCACTTTAACAAAGAAGG GTTATCCGGAAAGACATCGCATTGTCTTGTGGGTCgtcttcacagtgatagcaacgATGATCATTGTAATCTACCTGCTTTTCAAGCACCGCCGTGCTACCGGCACACCAGCAGGTAGTGGAGAACATGCCCTGTTCGGTAGAATGGCTTCCAGGAGTCCATCACACGTGTAG